TTTCTGGATGGTGGCGAACAACTGGTTCATCGCGTCCTTGCGCGAGGTGCTGTCGCGGTCGACCCGCAGCACCGGGAAGTCCGGGAACAGAATGCCCAGGCGCTCTTCGGCGCGTTCGGTCCCTGCGCCGACCGGTCGCAGGTCAACTTTGCCGCACTGCGGGCAGTGGCGTGGTACCCGCTCCACATGGCCGCAGTGATGGCAGCGCAGCTCGCCGTGGCGCTGATGCACGGTCATGCGCGCGTCACAGCGCTCGCACTCGGACATCCAGCCGCAGTCGTGGCACAGCAGGGTCGGCGCAAAGCCCCTGCGGTTGAGGAACACCAGGACCTGTTGGCCGGCGGCAAGGGTCTGGCCGATGGCTTGCTGCATCGGGCCGGAAATACCGCTGTCCAGCGGGCGGCTCTTGACGTCCAGACGCAGGAAGCGTGGCTGCTTGGCGCCGCCAGCGCGTTCGTTGAGGCGCAGCAGGCCGTAGCGGCCGGTGTAGGCGTTGTGCAAGCTCTCAAGGGACGGCGTGGCCGAGCCCAGCACAATCGGAATGTCTTCCTGGCGTGCGCGCACCAGCGCCAGGTCGCGGGCGTGGTAGCGCAGGCCTTCCTGTTGCTTGTAGGACCCGTCGTGCTCCTCGTCGATGATGATCAGCCCGGGGTTTTTCATCGGCGTGAACAGTGCCGAGCGGGTGCCGATAATAATGTCGGCCTCGCCATCGCGCGCGGCCAGCCAGGATTCCAGGCGTTCGCGGTCGTTGACCGCCGAGTGCACCAACGCGATGCGCGCGTTGAAGCGTTGTTCGAAACGCGCCAGGGTTTGCGGGCCCAGGTTGATCTCGGGGATCAGCACCAGGGCTTGTTTGCCGGCCTGCAGGGTTTCGCGGATCAATTGCAAATAGACTTCGGTCTTGCCGCTGCCGGTGACGCCAGCCAGCAGGAAGGCGTGGAAACTGTCGAAGCCGGCGCGAATCGCCTCATAGGCGGCGCGTTGTTCGGGGTTCAGCGGCAATTCCGGCTGGGCCAGCCAATGTTCGTGGCGTGGGTCGGGGGCGTGCTTGCGGATTTCCACCTGCACCAGGCCCTTGGCCAGCAGCAGGTCAAGGCTGTCTTTGCTCAGCATCAGCTTGCTCAAGAGCTGATGCGCCACGCCGTGCGGGTGTTGGGCCAAGGTCGCCAGGGCTTCACGCTGGCGCGGCGCACGGGCGATGCGCGGGTCGTCGAGGCGTGCGCCGGGCACCGTCGACCAGAAGCGCTCCTGGCGTGCCTCGGCCAGCTCGCCCTGGCGCAACAGCACCGGCAGTGCCCAGCTCAAGGTATCGCCCAGGCTGTGCTGGTAATACTGCGCGGTCCACAGGCACAGCTTGAACAGTGCGGGCGGCAGCGGCGGGGTGGCATCGAGCATGGCCAGGGCGGGCTTGAGTTTGTCCGCGGGCACTTCGCTATGGTCGGCGACTTCCACCAGGATGCCGATCATTTCCCTGCGCCCGAACGGCACGCGCACGCGCATGCCGGGCTGCAACTGCGCGCGCAGCACGCCGGCCGGGGCCCGGTAGTCGAACAGGCGGCGCAGGGGCGAGGGCAGGGCTAGGCGCAAAATGGCGTCGGGCACACGAAGTCTCATCTATAAAGGCAGGCGGTGGTGCAGGGGCGCGAGCCTAGCAGACCGGCGGTGGGGGTGTCCTGTCTGTGGTGTGGGAATGACGCTGTCGGGATACGGCGCAGTTCCTGTGGGAGCCGGGCTTGCGCGCGATGGCGGCGCATCAGTCGCCAGAGAGGTTGATGGCCCACCGCCATCGCGGGCAAGCCCGCTCCCACAGGAACTATGGTGTGCCAAGATTTTCTGATGAAAGGAGGTCTTGGGCCGTCCCCGCCGCTTGCGCGTTTAAAAAGGTCTGGTAGAATCCGCGGCCTAATTACGTGCGGTATTCGACAATAGTGTCGAGTGGCGGCACGCTAGCCCGAGGAAGTGCCATGAAAGCCGATATCCATCCAGCGTACGAAACCATCGAAGTCACCTGCAGCTGCGGCAACAAGTTCGAAACCCGTTCGAACCTGTGCAAGCCACTGGGTACTGACGTATGCAACGAGTGCCACCCGTTCTACACCGGTAAGCAGAAAACTCTGGACACCGGCGGCCGTGTACAGCGCTTCGCAGATCGCTTTGGTGCTTTCGGCAAGAAGCCTGCTGCTACTCCAGCAGAGTAAGGCTCAAAAGCCTTATGGGCTTTTGCCAGCTGTTGAAAAAGGCGTCCCTTGCGGGCGCCTTTTTTATGCCTGGGATTTGGCTGGCGACCGCCCACGCCGAGGTGTTTTGCCCGGCGCCGGCGTCCGTGGCCCGCGTCGAGGTTCAGCGCGTGGTGGATGGCGACACGCTGCGCCTGAAGGATGGCCGCGGTGTGCGGATGATCGGCCTCAACGCCCCGGAGACCGGCAAGCGAGGCCGTCCTGACGAGCCCTACGCCATCGCTGCCCGCCAGCGTCTGCAGGTATTGGTGGATGCCAGCGATGGTCGCGTCGGCCTGGTGCCTGGGCGCGAGAGCAAGGACCGCTACGGCCGCACGCTGGCCCACCTTTACGCTGCCAACGGTGAAAACCTCGAAGCGCAACTGCTCGCTGAAGGCCTTGGTTATCAGGTGGGCGTCGCGCCCAATGTCGACCTCGTCGCCTGCCAGCAGGCCGCTGAAAACAGCGCCCGGCACGCACGGTTGGGCCTCTGGCGGCAATCCCCGGTGCAGGACGCGGCGCAACTCAACCAGTCCGGCTTCGCCCTGGTCAGCGGCCGTGTGAGCAAGATCGAACGCAACCGAGGTGGCATCTGGATCCAACTGCAGGGCGCACTGGTATTACGCATTGCGCCCGACCTCGTCCGCCAATTCGACTCCGCACTGCTCAATGGTCTGCCAGGCAAGACAATCGAAGCACGCGGCTGGGTGCAGGACCGCGCCCGGCGTGGCGGCCGGAAAAGCGATCAGGCGCGTTGGTTGCTGCCGTTGACCGACCCCGGCATGCTCAAATCGACTGATTGATAAAAAATTGTAGACATTTTTTTATTTGATTGTGAACAGTTGAGCCCTTGTATCCCGTGGCCTTAGACCAAAGTACGGCTCTTTGGGGCCTTGACACCTGTGACTGCCCAGTCTTGTAGGGACTTTGCGACACGCGTATCCTCGGCGGTCCGTCGACCAACAGTAAAAGCGGAATGCCGATATGTCTGATTTGAAAACTGCCGCTCTCGAATATCATGCCCATCCTCGTCCAGGAAAGCTGAGTGTAGAGCTCACCAAGGCCACTGCCACCGCCCGCGACCTGTCGCTGGCCTACAGCCCTGGTGTTGCCGAGCCCGTACGTGAAATCGCCCGCGACCCCGAACTGGCGTACAAGTACACCGGCAAAGGCAACCTGGTTGCAGTGATTTCCGATGGCACCGCGATCCTGGGCCTGGGTAACCTCGGTCCATTGGCCTCCAAGCCGGTCATGGAAGGTAAAGGCGTGCTGTTCAAGCGCTTCGCCGGCATCGACGTTTTCGACATCGAAGTCGACTCCGAAAGCCCGCAGGCCTTCATCGACACGGTCAAACGCATTTCCATCACCTTCGGTGGCATCAACCTGGAAGACATCAAGGCACCTGAGTGCTTCGAGATCGAAAAGGCCCTGATCGAACAGTGCGACATTCCGGTATTCCACGATGACCAGCACGGCACCGCGATCGTTACCGCGGCCGGCATGATCAACGCCCTGGAAATCGCCGGCAAGACCCTGGCTGACGCCAAGATCGTCTGCCTGGGCGCTGGCGCCGCGGCCATCTCCTGCATGAAGCTGATCGTGAGCATGGGCGCGAAGCTGGAAAACATCTACATGGTCGACAGCAAGGGCGTGATCCAGTCCGAGCGTACCGACTTGAACCAGTACAAGGCGATGTTTGCCCACCCGTCGTCCAAGCGCACCCTGGCTGATGCACTTGACGGTGCGGACGTGTTCGTCGGCCTGTCCGGCCCGAACCTGCTGAGCGCCGAAGGCCTCAAGTCCATGGCGGCCAACCCGA
Above is a genomic segment from Pseudomonas azadiae containing:
- a CDS encoding primosomal protein N'; translation: MPDAILRLALPSPLRRLFDYRAPAGVLRAQLQPGMRVRVPFGRREMIGILVEVADHSEVPADKLKPALAMLDATPPLPPALFKLCLWTAQYYQHSLGDTLSWALPVLLRQGELAEARQERFWSTVPGARLDDPRIARAPRQREALATLAQHPHGVAHQLLSKLMLSKDSLDLLLAKGLVQVEIRKHAPDPRHEHWLAQPELPLNPEQRAAYEAIRAGFDSFHAFLLAGVTGSGKTEVYLQLIRETLQAGKQALVLIPEINLGPQTLARFEQRFNARIALVHSAVNDRERLESWLAARDGEADIIIGTRSALFTPMKNPGLIIIDEEHDGSYKQQEGLRYHARDLALVRARQEDIPIVLGSATPSLESLHNAYTGRYGLLRLNERAGGAKQPRFLRLDVKSRPLDSGISGPMQQAIGQTLAAGQQVLVFLNRRGFAPTLLCHDCGWMSECERCDARMTVHQRHGELRCHHCGHVERVPRHCPQCGKVDLRPVGAGTERAEERLGILFPDFPVLRVDRDSTSRKDAMNQLFATIQKGQPCILIGTQMLAKGHHFPRVTLVSILDADGGLFSGDFRASERMAQLIVQVAGRAGRAEEPGRVIIQTHLADHPLLIQLTEQGYFAFAEQALSERRAAGLPPFSHLALLRAEAHKPGQAEGFLDDACSAAERLLGELGLTGIELLGPVPAPMERRAGRYRAQLLLQATSRAPLHRLLSSWLLALEQMPGGRQVRWSLDVDPVDLY
- the rpmE gene encoding 50S ribosomal protein L31, translated to MKADIHPAYETIEVTCSCGNKFETRSNLCKPLGTDVCNECHPFYTGKQKTLDTGGRVQRFADRFGAFGKKPAATPAE
- a CDS encoding thermonuclease family protein, which produces MGFCQLLKKASLAGAFFMPGIWLATAHAEVFCPAPASVARVEVQRVVDGDTLRLKDGRGVRMIGLNAPETGKRGRPDEPYAIAARQRLQVLVDASDGRVGLVPGRESKDRYGRTLAHLYAANGENLEAQLLAEGLGYQVGVAPNVDLVACQQAAENSARHARLGLWRQSPVQDAAQLNQSGFALVSGRVSKIERNRGGIWIQLQGALVLRIAPDLVRQFDSALLNGLPGKTIEARGWVQDRARRGGRKSDQARWLLPLTDPGMLKSTD
- a CDS encoding malic enzyme-like NAD(P)-binding protein, coding for MSDLKTAALEYHAHPRPGKLSVELTKATATARDLSLAYSPGVAEPVREIARDPELAYKYTGKGNLVAVISDGTAILGLGNLGPLASKPVMEGKGVLFKRFAGIDVFDIEVDSESPQAFIDTVKRISITFGGINLEDIKAPECFEIEKALIEQCDIPVFHDDQHGTAIVTAAGMINALEIAGKTLADAKIVCLGAGAAAISCMKLIVSMGAKLENIYMVDSKGVIQSERTDLNQYKAMFAHPSSKRTLADALDGADVFVGLSGPNLLSAEGLKSMAANPIVFACSNPDPEISPELAHATRNDVIMATGRSDYPNQVNNVLGFPFIFRGALDVRAKRINEEMKVAAANALRELAKLPVPQDVCDAYGGAKLEFGREYIIPKPMDKRLITLISDAVAKAAIETGVATLPYPKNYPLQSVDDVFNG